The following are from one region of the Silene latifolia isolate original U9 population chromosome 9, ASM4854445v1, whole genome shotgun sequence genome:
- the LOC141600515 gene encoding RNA polymerase II C-terminal domain phosphatase-like 4, with protein sequence MKQETMQEQKCSRLRLRVNMAKILSTRDRLRDQDSQAVLGQKKLNLILDLDNTLLHAKRTKKLTLEDKRRVRKDSCELHEVEDGSKLVKLRPGVHEFLKKASDMFELSIYTMGTRDYAHTMADLLSLAANQDGRSSMFWKRIISREDCTHEGQKGLDIVLSDRRNVLIVDDREDVWEESCRANVIKIAPYCFFEDEKRKREVDNEIVTTDDELKRVLSTLSMIHQMFYEDNNGDVEYMKRDVRQVLERVRDHEQQKKNDDEELARCKRLPQEKARRFIIRFRAPVTKRCKRDATMMASVNNSPCLV encoded by the coding sequence ATGAAGCAAGAAACCATGCAAGAGCAAAAGTGTTCTCGTCTCAGACTTCGAGTTAATATGGCCAAAATTCTTTCCACGAGGGACCGGCTTCGAGATCAAGACTCACAAGCTGTGCTAGGGCAAAAGAAGTTGAATTTAATTCTCGACTTGGATAACACCCTCCTCCATGCAAAAAGAACTAAAAAACTCACGTTAGAAGACAAGCGACGAGTTAGGAAAGACTCATGCGAGCTGCACGAGGTTGAAGATGGATCAAAATTAGTCAAGTTACGGCCGGGTGTACATGAGTTCCTCAAGAAAGCTAGTGACATGTTCGAGTTGTCAATTTATACTATGGGGACACGTGACTATGCTCATACTATGGCGGATTTACTATCTCTTGCAGCGAACCAAGATGGTCGGTCGTCCATGTTTTGGAAGAGGATTATTAGTAGGGAGGATTGCACTCATGAGGGGCAGAAAGGGCTTGATATTGTGTTATCGGATAGACGCAACGTTTTGATCGTTGATGATAGGGAAGATGTTTGGGAGGAATCTTGTAGGGCTAATGTTATCAAGATTGCTCCTTATTGTTTCTTTGAAGACGAGAAAAGAAAAAGGGAAGTTGATAATGAGATAGTTACAACGGATGATGAGCTTAAGAGGGTTTTGAGTACATTGAGTATGATCCATCAAATGTTTTATGAAGATAATAACGGAGATGTAGAATACATGAAAAGAGACGTGAGGCAGGTTCTTGAAAGAGTGCGCGATCATGAACAACAAAAGAAGAACGACGATGAAGAGTTAGCTCGATGTAAAAGGTTGCCACAAGAGAAGGCCCGGCGTTTTATCATAAGGTTTCGTGCTCCGGTAACAAAGAGGTGCAAGAGAGATGCAACGATGATGGCATCAGTTAACAATTCtccatgtttagtctaa
- the LOC141600516 gene encoding RNA polymerase II C-terminal domain phosphatase-like 4, producing MMMKQEAMQEQKCSRLRIRVNMTNILSKMDQLRDQDSEVVLGLKKLNLILDLDNTLLHAKRTKKLTLEDKRQVRNDSCELHEVEDGSKLVKLRPGVREFLKKASDMFELSIYTMGTRDYAHTMADLLSLGSKQDGRSMFWKKIISREDCTHAGQKGLDIVLSDRRVVLIVDDKEDVWEESCRANVIKIAPYRFFEDEKRKREVDNEIITTDDELKRVMNMLTLVHQMFYEDNNGDVEYMKRDVRQVLERVRDHEEQKKKDDEELARCKRLPQEKARRLIIRFRAPVTKRCKRDATMMTSVNNSPCLV from the coding sequence ATGATGATGAAACAAGAAGCCATGCAAGAGCAAAAGTGTTCTCGTCTCAGAATTCGAGTAAATATGACTAATATTCTTTCCAAGATGGATCAGCTTCGAGATCAAGACTCAGAAGTCGTCCTAGGGCTAAAGAAATTGAATTTAATTCTCGACTTGGATAACACCCTCCTCCATGCAAAAAGAACTAAAAAACTCACCTTAGAAGACAAGCGACAAGTTAGGAATGACTCATGCGAGCTACACGAGGTTGAAGATGGATCAAAATTAGTCAAGTTACGGCCAGGGGTACGTGAGTTCCTCAAGAAAGCTAGTGACATGTTCGAGTTGTCTATCTATACTATGGGGACACGTGACTATGCTCATACTATGGCGGATTTACTATCTCTTGGATCGAAACAAGATGGTCGGTCCATGTTTTGGAAGAAGATTATTAGTAGGGAGGATTGTACTCATGCGGGGCAGAAAGGGCTTGATATTGTGTTATCGGATAGACGCGTCGTTTTGATTGTTGATGATAAGGAAGATGTTTGGGAGGAATCTTGTAGGGCTAATGTTATCAAGATTGCTCCTTATCGTTTCTTTGAAGACGAGAAAAGAAAAAGGGAAGTTGATAATGAGATAATTACAACGGATGATGAGCTCAAGAGGGTTATGAACATGTTGACTTTGGTCCATCAAATGTTTTATGAAGATAATAACGGAGATGTAGAATACATGAAAAGAGACGTGAGGCAGGTTCTTGAAAGAGTTCGCGATCATGAAGAACAAAAGAAGAAAGACGATGAAGAGTTAGCTCGATGTAAAAGGTTGCCACAAGAAAAGGCCCGGCGTTTAATCATAAGGTTTCGTGCTCCGGTAACAAAGAGGTGCAAGAGAGATGCAACGATGATGACATCAGTTAACAATTCTCCATGTTTAGTCTAA